In Labrus bergylta chromosome 6, fLabBer1.1, whole genome shotgun sequence, the following proteins share a genomic window:
- the LOC136179382 gene encoding interferon-induced protein with tetratricopeptide repeats 2-like, whose translation MSAAQSQTTLESLQCHFTWNLVHSRPKLLRLTDKMENFSKEKGNRWLGHIYNLWGFIQYKLGLNEEARNLFQKAAETLNKIRNADVGPWLVANYGNLAWLHHHLGDLEESQAYLSKVDALMEKYPSPSQDDLNPKI comes from the coding sequence tgctgctcagagtcaaaccacactggagtccctgcagtgccactTCACCTGGAACCTGGTCCACAGCAGGCCTAAACTTTTACGTCTCACAGACAAGATGGAGAACTTCAGCAAAGAGAAGGGAAATAGATGGCTgggccacatttacaacctgtgggggttcattcagtataagctggggttaaatgaagaggcgAGGAACTTGTTtcagaaggctgcagagaccctCAACAAGATTAGAAATGCAGATGTGGGTCCTTGGTTAGTGGCGAActacgggaacctggcctggctgcaccaccacctgggagatctagaggagagtcaggcttacctgtcaaaggttgatgccctgatggaaaaatacccatctCCATCCCAGGACGACCTCAATCCAAAGATCTAA